The Salicibibacter halophilus DNA window CATCCCCGTATAGCTCCCGGATCAACGGCAAATGTGGCGACTCCGTCAGGTCTTGGCGGGGTAAAACCCGGAGGTGGCGCGGTAGGAGCTCCCGTTTGTGTCGGTTGGGTTGGAGTCCCCGTAGGTGGCTGTCCGGGAGGTCCGAAAAAACCACCGATTAATCCGTCGAAAATAGGGCCAAACTGTCTCTGTTGGTTTGAGGGAGGGGGCCCATTTCCTTGGCGGTGAGGGTCGTGCTGGTTCATCTGAAATGACGCTCCTTTCAAGTACATTAGGTTAGGTTCACGTCATCCTATTCAACATATAGGCGCATGGTTCACAGGGAAAGTGCTGGGACTACCGACAGGTTATTGCGCGTTTGTTTTGATATTGCGATTCAGGTGTTTGGTCCCCCATTCATGCATCGCTTCTAAAATCGGTTCCAAGCTCCTCCCATATTCCGTGATCGAATACTCGACTTTTGGCGGAACTTGCGGGTATACTGTTCGCGCGATAATATCCTCTTCTTCCAATTCCCGTAAATGTTTTGTTAGCATTTTTTGTGTAATATTGGGTACGCTTCGTTTGAGTTCATTAAATCGCATCGTTCCATTTTTTAACAAGTACAATAAAATAATCGGTTTCCATTTTCCTACCACAATCTCCAAAGCTTCCTCGACTTGGCATTGGTCGGGATCAATATTCATGCCATATCCCCCATAGTATCTGTTTATATACTATACCACTTAAAGGTGCGTACTTATACTTTTAGGTTTTATACCTTATAATAGTCATGTAGGTTCACAAAAAGAGAGGGATTAACCAAATGGAAAACTATCGCATCGATCCGTCAAAAGGCATGGAGTTTGGCCTTTATACATTAGGCGATCATTTGCCGAACCCCATAGCCGGCGAAAGAATATCTGCCGAACAGCGTATTCATGAACTTATTGAATTGGCGCAGTTGGCCGAACAGGCAGGGATTGATTTTTTCAGTGTGGGAGAAAGCCATCAAGAGTATTTTGCCACGCAAGCGCACGCGGTTGTGTTATCGGCAATTGCCCAGGCTACCGAAAAAATAAAAATATCGAGTTCTTCGACGA harbors:
- a CDS encoding winged helix-turn-helix transcriptional regulator is translated as MNIDPDQCQVEEALEIVVGKWKPIILLYLLKNGTMRFNELKRSVPNITQKMLTKHLRELEEEDIIARTVYPQVPPKVEYSITEYGRSLEPILEAMHEWGTKHLNRNIKTNAQ